One region of Zingiber officinale cultivar Zhangliang chromosome 7B, Zo_v1.1, whole genome shotgun sequence genomic DNA includes:
- the LOC122005363 gene encoding uncharacterized protein LOC122005363, which produces MEDRRHRYIPAFGDWDNSDDLPITQYFESAMQAGLLRGHFHGEAPAYDDLFKSSHSIKQQQEEQAQIIKKVKIGDLKQQQRQRGQERSQGKKVYDAGRAQTRPGRAPMAVDEDLYKIPPELLQEKPRRKRMLKSLWTSCLRLNCSA; this is translated from the exons ATGGAG GACAGACGCCACCGCTACATTCCGGCCTTCGGCGACTGGGACAACTCCGACGATCTGCCCATCACCCAGTACTTCGAATCAGCAATGCAGGCCGGTCTACTCCGAGGGCACTTCCATGGCGAAGCTCCAGCTTATGATGATCTCTTCAAATCTTCtcacagcataaagcagcagcaggaggagcaggccCAGATCATCAAAAAG gtgAAGATCGGAGACCTGAAGCAGCAGCAGCGGCAGAGAGGGCAAGAGAGGAGTCAGGGGAAGAAGGTTTATGATGCTGGGAGAGCTCAAACGAGGCCCGGAAGAGCTCCAATGGCAGTGGATGAAGATTTGTACAAGATCCCTCCTGAGCTCCTACAGGAGAAGCCGAGAAGG AAGAGGATGCTGAAGAGCCTGTGGACGAGTTGCCTGCGATTGAACTGCAGTGCATGA
- the LOC122005366 gene encoding transcription factor bHLH78-like, giving the protein MLKERFFGGNGSSAEAALPSELKSGADADQLPRSSLKLGWDQPMQHDAHAYLQSDLSSLVLSPSFNAPTGNDGVVVCELVGRLGSICKSGGISPTSRCQVVRISCHATPLNSPPKLNLSATNHQPQGVPAQGNQMAASQFAPFADDPGLVEKPARFPCFGARNRVGIGAQLGLAEAGKLPRVSSSQSLMAANNGKGVAISDATMEMSRFGARVSYSSSPGASSASDSLATTGAESNGRKRKAAPKCKGKISPLSSPNMNPPKEENSGTKKCKLREDREQNINGSRKLGEDAKPLEPPKDYIHVRARRGQATDSHSLAERVRREKISERMKLLQNLVPGCSKVTGKAVMLDEIINYVQSLQRQVEFLSMKLATLNSQLEFDMETLLPKDVHHAHVPFPHQLNELDMPSSAFSFSQQPLTIAVPDSVDGFTDATCQFVDFEEDDLHQYVVWMGFGESQATGHSQ; this is encoded by the exons ATGCTAAAGGAGCGATTTTTCGGCGGGAACGGGTCATCGGCGGAAGCTGCTCTGCCGTCGGAATTGAAGTCCGGCGCAGACGCCGACCAGCTTCCGCGTTCCTCGCTTAAGCTCGGATGGGATCAGCCGATGCAGCACGACGCGCATGCTTACCTGCAGTCGGACCTCAGCTCTCTGGTTCTGTCCCCGTCGTTCAACGCGCCGACAGGCAACGATGGCGTGGTTGTTTGCGAGCTTGTCGGCCGGCTCGGAAGCATCTGCAAGTCGGGGGGCATCTCTCCTACTTCGCGGTGCCAAGTCGTCCGCATTTCCTGTCACGCCACGCCACTCAATTCGCCTCCCAAGCTCAACCTGTCCGCCACGAATCACCAGCCGCAGGGCGTTCCCGCGCAGGGGAACCAAATGGCGGCCTCGCAATTCGCGCCGTTCGCCGACGACCCGGGGCTCGTGGAAAAACCCGCGAGGTTCCCTTGCTTCGGCGCGAGGAATCGCGTCGGCATCGGGGCGCAATTAGGGCTCGCGGAGGCGGGAAAGTTGCCTAGGGTTTCGAGCAGCCAGTCTCTCATGGCAGCCAACAACGGAAAAGGGGTAGCAATATCTGACGCGACGATGGAAATGTCCAGATTTGGCGCTAGGGTTTCATACTCGTCTTCGCCGGGAGCTTCATCGGCGTCGGATAGTTTGGCGACGACTGGTGCCGAGAGCAATGGGAGGAAGCGGAAAGCGGCTCCAAAGTGCAAAGGAAAAATCTCGCCTTTGTCTTCCCCCAACATGAATCCTCCCAAG GAGGAAAATTCTGGTACAAAGAAATGCAAACTGCGCGAGGATCGTGAGCAGAACATCAATGGTAGCCGGAAACTGGGAGAAGATGCCAAACCGCTTGAACCGCCGAAGGATTACATCCATGTCAGGGCAAGAAGAGGGCAAGCCACCGACAGCCACAGCCTAGCCGAGAGG GTCAGGAGAGAAAAGATCAGTGAGAGAATGAAGCTTCTGCAAAATCTTGTGCCAGGTTGCAGCAAG GTGACAGGCAAGGCTGTTATGCTCGATGAGATCATCAACTACGTGCAGTCGTTGCAGCGGCAAGTTGAG TTCTTGTCCATGAAGCTTGCCACCTTGAATTCCCAGCTAGAGTTTGATATGGAGACTCTCCTCCCGAAAGAT GTGCATCATGCTCATGTACCATTTCCACACCAACTGAATGAACTAGACATGCCGAGCTCAGCTTTCTCATTTTCTCAGCAGCCTCTCACGATTGCTGTGCCCGACAGTGTCGATGGATTCACTGACGCCACATGTCAG TTTGTGGATTTCGAGGAGGATGACCTCCACCAGTACGTTGTTTGGATGGGCTTCGGGGAGAGCCAAGCGACTGGACACTCGCAGTGA
- the LOC122005364 gene encoding skin secretory protein xP2-like, translated as MREMEAAWPANCMWRVACQDSFRPWASAPRLYKCPLSPRASLPSLQASSPSPSRFCFTLLHLPPPMASAAVESAPAVEVPIEAPPAPVAEVAVPTEEPVVEETADAPAVEEAAEAPAEEPVVEEAADAPAPAEEAEPEAPAPAAEEGAEAPAEVPVAEEVVEAPVPAEEAEPEAPAPAAEEGAEAPAEEPVAEEVVEAPAPAEEAAPATE; from the exons ATGCGTGAAATGGAGGCGGCATGGCCAGCCAATTGTATGTGGCGTGTTGCCTGTCAAGATTCTTTTAGGCCATGGGCCTCGGCACCTCGCCTCTATAAATGCCCTCTCTCCCCGAGAGCTTCACTCCCATCCCTTCAGGCTTCATCTCCATCTCCCAGCCGCTTCTGCTTCACTCTCCTCCACCTTCCACCTCCCATGGCTTCTGCTGCG GTTGAATCAGCTCCGGCCGTGGAGGTTCCGATTGAGGCCCCGCCCGCCCCGGTGGCCGAGGTTGCCGTGCCGACGGAGGAGCCCGTCGTAGAGGAAACCGCGGACGCTCCGGCAGTTGAGGAGGCCGCCGAAGCTCCGGCGGAGGAGCCCGTCGTAGAAGAAGCCGCAGACGCTCCGGCACCGGCCGAGGAGGCCGAGCCAGAGGCCCCTGCTCCGGCAGCCGAAGAGGGCGCCGAAGCTCCGGCGGAGGTGCCCGTCGCAGAGGAAGTCGTAGAAGCTCCGGTTCCGGCCGAGGAGGCCGAGCCAGAGGCCCCCGCTCCGGCAGCTGAAGAGGGCGCCGAAGCTCCGGCGGAGGAGCCCGTAGCAGAGGAAGTCGTAGAAGCTCCGGCTCCGGCCGAGGAGGCTGCTCCGGCCACAGAGTGA
- the LOC122005362 gene encoding L-type lectin-domain containing receptor kinase IX.1-like, with translation MSFFSLLTCLAFLSFFLAGIPFASCINFTVYDFGSESAIKISGNINVSGGPLQLTGGQPNAATAYYAHAIPMWSAATNENASFSTYFEFSVSFPGGGGGSAVNSSTTGGFSFFLAPYDSFDHRTSRVNSTSSDRLAVEFNSYRVNSTSNGAAAANNDTLAARISYNATSKSLLVQFEDLIKASPNSMSLNLNRSVDVREVLPEKVLVGFFVTNGSGAALQRITRWNFTSDLEPKRNKSTLELWTVAPVVALILALILAALTYYICRGRGSLRTKILYFAILSLEKGVTFARRPLLLRRLMTNKVENASLNLTESMDDEFSTGTTGPRRFSYLELALATNNFSEKRKLGEGGFGGVYKGFLCRSGREVAVKKISSQSKQGRKEYESEVKIISRLRHRNLVQLLGWCHERGEFLLVYEFLPNGSLDAHLFGRKTPLPWSIRYKVAAGLAKALLYLHEEWEQCVVHRDIKPSNVILDSGFNAKLGDFGLARLVDHQVGQHATGVAGTLGYLAPECFHTGKASKESDAYSFGMVALEIATGRPAVEHGNVAVAVPVRLVEWVWEMYGKRRLMEAADQRMGSDFKAEEMERLMLVGLWCAHPDQRQRPSMREVIQALRFEGAVIPNLPKKMPVPVFPSLLPPTLSSPSTPPTITFGSFTTGR, from the coding sequence ATGTCTTTCTTCTCCCTTCTCACTTGCCTAgctttcctttccttcttcctcgcCGGAATTCCTTTTGCTTCTTGCATTAACTTCACTGTCTACGACTTCGGATCTGAGTCGGCCATCAAGATCTCCGGCAATATCAACGTGTCCGGCGGCCCGCTCCAGCTCACTGGCGGCCAACCCAACGCCGCCACCGCCTACTACGCCCACGCTATCCCGATGTGGAGCGCCGCCACCAACGAGAACGCCAGCTTCTCCACCTACTTCGAGTTCTCTGTCTCCTTCCCCGGCGGCGGCGGTGGCAGCGCAGTAAACTCCTCCACCACCGGTGGTTTCTCCTTCTTCCTGGCACCGTACGATTCGTTCGATCACAGGACTTCCAGAGTCAACTCGACGAGCTCCGACCGCCTGGCCGTGGAGTTCAATTCCTATCGGGTGAACTCGACCTCCAACGGCGCAGCCGCTGCGAACAACGACACGCTCGCTGCCCGAATCTCCTACAACGCAACCTCCAAGTCTCTCCTCGTCCAATTCGAGGACCTGATCAAGGCGAGTCCCAACTCCATGTCGTTGAATCTTAATCGCTCGGTGGATGTGAGGGAAGTCTTGCCGGAAAAAGTGCTGGTGGGCTTCTTCGTCACCAATGGATCGGGGGCGGCTCTCCAGAGGATCACAAGATGGAATTTCACCTCCGATCTCGAGCCGAAAAGGAACAAATCCACGCTCGAGTTATGGACGGTGGCTCCCGTCGTCGCTCtgatccttgctctgatactggCGGCGCTGACTTACTACATCTGTAGAGGAAGAGGGTCGTTGAGGACGAAGATCCTGTATTTTGCTATACTAAGTCTGGAAAAAGGCGTGACCTTTGCGCGTCGACCGTTGTTATTGCGTCGATTGATGACTAACAAAGTAGAGAATGCAAGCTTGAACTTGACCGAATCTATGGACGACGAGTTCAGCACGGGGACGACTGGGCCGCGGCGGTTCTCGTACCTGGAGCTCGCGTTGGCGACGAACAACTTTTCGGAGAAGAGGAAGCTAGGCGAGGGAGGGTTCGGCGGCGTCTACAAGGGGTTTTTGTGTCGGTCCGGTAGAGAAGTGGCGGTGAAGAAGATATCGAGCCAGTCGAAACAGGGGAGGAAGGAGTACGAGTCGGAGGTGAAGATCATCAGCCGGCTTCGCCACCGGAATCTGGTGCAGCTCCTGGGGTGGTGCCACGAGCGCGGCGAGTTCCTTCTGGTGTACGAGTTCCTCCCCAACGGCAGCCTCGACGCGCATCTGTTTGGGCGGAAGACGCCGCTGCCGTGGAGTATACGTTACAAGGTGGCGGCGGGGCTGGCGAAGGCGCTGCTGTACCTGCACGAGGAGTGGGAGCAGTGCGTGGTGCACCGGGACATCAAACCCAGTAACGTGATCCTCGACTCCGGGTTCAACGCCAAGCTGGGCGACTTCGGGCTGGCGCGGCTGGTGGACCACCAGGTGGGCCAGCACGCCACCGGGGTCGCCGGCACGCTGGGCTACCTGGCGCCGGAGTGCTTCCACACGGGGAAGGCCAGCAAGGAGTCGGACGCGTACAGCTTCGGGATGGTGGCTCTGGAGATCGCGACGGGGCGTCCGGCGGTGGAGCACGGGAACGTGGCGGTGGCGGTGCCGGTGCGGCTGGTGGAGTGGGTGTGGGAGATGTACGGAAAGAGGCGGCTGATGGAGGCGGCGGACCAGAGGATGGGGTCGGACTTCAAGGCGGAGGAGATGGAGAGGCTGATGCTGGTGGGGCTGTGGTGCGCGCACCCGGACCAGAGGCAGAGGCCTTCCATGAGGGAGGTCATCCAAGCTTTGAGGTTCGAAGGCGCAGTGATACCGAACTTGCCGAAGAAGATGCCGGTGCCGGTTTTTCCTTCTCTCCTACCGCCGACCCTTAGTTCCCCCAGTACGCCGCCGACGATCACATTCGGAAGCTTCACCACCGGAAGGTAG